One region of Juglans regia cultivar Chandler chromosome 4, Walnut 2.0, whole genome shotgun sequence genomic DNA includes:
- the LOC108984066 gene encoding uncharacterized protein LOC108984066, which translates to MRFGKKGKLSPRYIPFEILERIGAAAYRLALPPHLSAVHNVFHVSMLRKYALDPTHVLEYVIHVSCLQIRDDFSYEEIPMRILAQKAQVLRNRTIQIFKWSKYFGVTTRREKPLGNTRKT; encoded by the coding sequence ATGCGTTTTGGTAAAAAGGGAAAGCTAAGCCCAAGATACATACCTTTCGAGATCTTAGAAAGAATAGGTGCTGCAGCTTACAGACTAGCACTTCCACCTCACTTGTCAGCGGTGCACAACGTGTTTCATGTCTCTATGCTACGAAAGTATGCCCTGGATCCCACACATGTATTGGAGTACGTGATTCATGTTTCATGTCTTCAGATTCGAGACGACTTCAGCTACGAAGAAATTCCAATGAGAATATTAGCACAGAAGGCCCAAGTGCTACGAAACAGAActattcaaatattcaaatggtCAAAGTACTTTGGAGTCACCACAAGGAGAGAGAAGCCACTTGGGAACACGAGGAAGACATGA
- the LOC108984068 gene encoding UPF0481 protein At3g47200-like, which translates to MPSEEESSLSLSLLAMQFFNEATGLQRPHDFLCSWFRDLKGWHLLDLLHLSFIPKEDITQSSGTPNHVMHSFSKLRCSGIKFNLVQAESFLLVKFKNDVIEMPHLTLDKFTCSFLSNCVAFEQCHCYVSTHFTTYATFLGCLVGSANDAGYLRHHNIVDNNLDNDHKVACFINKMGKDVIIDGNFYLSKLFDNVDEYYRNSWNVQQATFKHKYFETPWSFISALAAFVLLSLAIAQTFYTIMAYLHRKDGFPRSK; encoded by the coding sequence atgcCTAGCGAGGAGGAGTCTAGCTTGTCCTTATCCTTGCTTGCTATGCAATTCTTCAACGAAGCTACCGGATTGCAAAGACCCCATGATTTCCTATGCAGCTGGTTTCGTGATCTAAAAGGCTGGCATTTACTGGATTTGCTTCATTTAAGCTTTATACCCAAGGAAGACATAACACAAAGCAGTGGCACACCAAACCATGTCATGCACAGCTTCTCAAAGCTCCGCTGCTCGGGGATTAAGTTCAATCTGGTCCAAGCGGAAAGCTTCTTGCTTGTGAAATTCAAGAATGACGTGATTGAGATGCCTCATCTAACACTTGACAAATTCACGTGCTCTTTCTTGTCAAATTGCGTGGCATTCGAGCAGTGTCATTGCTACGTCTCCACACACTTCACCACTTATGCAACCTTCTTGGGGTGCCTCGTGGGAAGTGCCAATGATGCTGGGTACCTACGCCACCACAACATTGTGGATAATAATCTTGATAACGATCACAAGGTTGCGTGCTTCATCAACAAGATGGGCAAGGACGTGATTATTGATGGTAATTTTTATTTGTCCAAGTTGTTTGACAATGTGGATGAGTATTATAGAAATAGCTGGAACGTGCAGCAGGCGACCTTCAAACATAAGTATTTTGAGACTCCTTGGTCGTTCATTTCGGCATTAGCTGCGTTTGTGCTCTTATCGCTTGCAATTGCCCAAACTTTTTACACCATCATGGCTTACTTGCATCGGAAAGATGGGTTCCCTCGGTCAAAGTGA
- the LOC118348155 gene encoding uncharacterized protein LOC118348155 produces MAAGEGGTGRPSFADLVSAVPQPIPEMVLAPRIPKVLDGEVYFQFTKEEIARSAEPFRFSVVLKFLKNRPSLDTVRAFIHNRWGLTATPVVSAMRRPRNVFVRMSNDVDFTKALSREVCEINGIFYRVFRWSPEFNEDAEPSRVPVWISLPGLPPNFYQESFLKMLMAPIGTFIRRDNPTRCATRTDGARLCVEVDAAKPPLSHFWIGVPGISSSQKQEILYETLPAFCSSCKMQGHDV; encoded by the coding sequence atggcagctggAGAGGGTGGCACCGGTCGGCCTTCCTTTGCCGATCTGGTGAGTGCAGTCCCTCAACCTATTCCGGAGATGGTTCTTGCACCCAGGATTCCAAAGGTGCTGGATGGTgaggtttattttcaatttaccAAAGAAGAAATAGCAAGGTCAGCGGAACCTTTCCGATTTTCTGTTgttctcaagttcttgaagaATCGTCCGTCATTGGATACGGTGAGGGCTTTCATTCACAATCGATGGGGACTTACAGCCACTCCAGTAGTTTCTGCTATGAGGAGACCGCGAAATGTGTTTGTTCGTATGTCTAATGATGTGGATTTTACTAAAGCATTATCACGGgaggtttgtgaaataaatggGATATTCTACCGTGTCTTTAGATGGTCTCCTGAGTTCAATGAGGATGCCGAACCCTCAAGGGTTCCGGTGTGGATTTCTTTGCCGGGGcttcctccaaacttttatcaagaatccTTCTTGAAGATGTTGATGGCACCGATTGGAACGTTTATTAGACGTGACAATCCGACGAGGTGCGCTACTAGAACGGATGGAGCACGGCTttgtgtggaagtggatgctgcAAAACCTCCTTTGTCGcatttctggattggagtgCCTGGAATTTCCTCTAGCCAAAAGCaagaaatattgtatgaaacACTTCCGGCTTTTTGTTCGTCATGCAAGATGCAGGGTCATGATGTTTGA